A DNA window from Naumovozyma dairenensis CBS 421 chromosome 7, complete genome contains the following coding sequences:
- the MLO127 gene encoding Mlo127p (similar to Saccharomyces cerevisiae YJR039W; ancestral locus Anc_1.463), producing MEQNFILSELSAPKTIINSFQYGDKGMLIVQRESIRVCRDIQRNEFYGDSDATMTTGYNVGAYLFHELSNSTQYLFLLKETGAIEVLDSRFKTVDLLDTGIKPTSKNYFFFFSLDTNILYINLEGTKIHKLPYSTKRETFSFIHTNTTAKVIYTFPHDIINMQPYKDINPDGEECTMIAVLMEDVEANNIFFEVIGEKGRRPYNIEWSSIINYTEIATDSLKSNTSYRSQICSKTATLAVVDFVGSFVFTSLNSHFFISSNYTLHHVDGINVPRLYIGPGLDLTTTSVTESRDPLTFFKEVVVVEDFSGILFKIISSNVSLIEIKLTLIHFDEEQLIRHWKGFTIKQQPLLLERENLNEERPVEPFQLSNIFSLANTSLLLSCFPGNLFVIDVNDLTQHSHSGIDYSSVIYSNFIGQDITKKVSTGTASPSYYRGFITTYFDGILTEKTFIYDLQTSIRNFWYSKSGDIWWITEEDDDLFCNNELIEKQSNTIQVTYNGEMVRDHQIVCSVPTINDEGNFCSITKDGHISWNDETERVKIPNFKDNLLVRYLLGCTKRKDGSKVSIISFENKLLLVEDMKITRAPKNLKKELNVTISDIFFYSDVDTEYLFVADIDGRILVFNPKNNAMLDVCKLDNKRLKFCYLGESNLVVYSIDNAFRLKISSSEILMNIIELPFFIHKLAKRNSSSFILLNENNSLYDVTVDNEVTSLKRSMILPSTIITKFVTLSCSSRYTIGICQRYSKPDDGHLSRANLSDLCIFDTNNLDIPIKYMDLPLKYPGTIISDLTAITFKEDKSGQFMTFTNERIDFAKQVAFDKLLMISLDYSATDQEDSSPNLLLFSLDEMTGDLQFHYGVNTRRRIDRLLNYYNRSILIGGECLEFYQIDYLLKENIFLIELVSNKFEIGGPILEMTLPPITLVYHKDIKNIKTKKRKTVVEEDTLLVLNIFKGIQQLKLTIEENDHKGPLRIQISPVLSSKELSLLKNIQTHDMIFAVAMVETSDMVVFAVCVNGKELQLYYRSNNPYPEEEEAEEEGENAYSYIEILLPMPIIQLESLRITPRKNQGLIQRPKLDNYFMITTQDSGSYILGSVTDEGMLSEQKFELKNREKKMVEQYKYIGLLNKDDEGTADLDLTFIDDRLLSACRKK from the coding sequence ATGGAACAAAACTTTATCCTATCAGAATTATCCGCCCCTAAGACTATAATAAATAGTTTTCAATATGGAGACAAAGGTATGCTTATTGTTCAAAGGGAGTCAATCAGAGTTTGTAGAGATATTCAGAGAAATGAGTTTTATGGGGACTCTGATGCGACTATGACCACTGGATACAATGTTGGTGCTTATTTATTCCACGAATTATCAAATAGTACACAATATCTATTCCTATTAAAAGAGACAGGTGCAATAGAAGTCCTAGATAGTCGATTTAAAACGGTAGATTTACTTGACACTGGCATCAAACCAACTTCGAAgaattatttcttctttttttctttagaCACAAACATTTTATACATCAATCTGGAAGGTACTAAAATTCATAAACTACCTTACTCCACCAAACGTGAAACCTTTTCTTTCATTCATACAAATACAACTGCCAAAGTGATATATACGTTTCCTCATGATATCATAAATATGCAACCTTATAAGGACATAAATCCAGATGGGGAAGAATGTACAATGATTGCAGTACTGATGGAAGATGTTGAAGccaataatatattctttgaaGTAATTGGAGAGAAAGGCAGGAGGCCGTATAATATAGAATGGTCATCGATTATCAATTATACAGAAATTGCTACAGATTCCTTAAAAAGCAATACGTCGTATAGATCCCAAATATGTTCTAAGACCGCAACACTAGCAGTGGTTGACTTTGTTGGATCGTTTGTTTTTACATCTTTGAACTCACACTTTTTTATCTCGTCAAATTATACTTTACATCACGTCGATGGCATAAACGTGCCACGGTTGTACATAGGACCGGGGCTTGATCTCACAACTACGTCGGTCACTGAAAGTCGTGATCCTTtgacatttttcaaagaagtCGTTGTAGTAGAAGACTTCAGTGGTATACTATTTAAGATCATATCTTCTAACGTTAGTCTCATAGAAATAAAGCTTACTCTAATCCATTTCGATGAGGAGCAATTGATAAGGCACTGGAAAGGTTTTACAATAAAGCAACAACCATTGCTACTGGAAAGGGAGAATTTGAATGAAGAACGTCCAGTGGAACCGTTTCAgctttcaaatatattttccttAGCTAATACATCACTGCTCCTTTCTTGTTTTCCTGGGAATTTGTTCGTAATAGATGTGAATGATTTGACTCAACATAGCCACTCTGGGATAGATTATTCTTCTGTGATATATTCTAATTTTATTGGTCAAGATATTACTAAAAAAGTGTCTACCGGTACTGCAAGTCCTAGTTATTATAGGGGATTTATCACCACATATTTTGATGGTATATTAACGGAAAAAACTTTCATCTATGATTTACAAACTAGCATTAGAAACTTTTGGTACAGTAAAAGTGGTGATATATGGTGGATAACAGAAGAAGACGATGATCTCTTTTGTAATAACGAGTTGATCGAGAAGCAATCAAATACGATACAAGTAACCTATAATGGGGAAATGGTAAGAGATCATCAAATTGTATGCTCGGTTCCAACTATTAATGATGAGGGCAATTTTTGCTCTATAACGAAAGATGGACATATTTCGTGGAATGATGAAACAGAGAGGGTGAAGATACCTAACtttaaagataatttattagtTCGATATCTTTTGGGATGTACTAAGAGAAAAGATGGGTCAAAGGTCAGCATTATATCTTTTGAGAATAAACTCCTGTTGGTTGAAGATATGAAAATTACGAGGGCGccaaaaaatttgaagaaggaACTAAATGTTACGATATCtgatatattcttctaCAGTGACGTTGATACTGAATATCTTTTTGTAGCTGATATCGATGGGCGCATACTTGTTTTTAATCCAAAGAACAACGCTATGTTAGATGTGTGCAAGCTAGATAACAAGAGATTAAAATTTTGTTACCTTGGTGAGAGCAATTTGGTCGTGTATTCGATAGACAATGCATTCCgattgaaaatatcatcatctgaaatattgatgaatataatCGAGttaccatttttcattcataAGCTTGCCAAGAGAAActcttcttcatttatCCTccttaatgaaaataactCTCTGTATGATGTTACTGTGGATAACGAAGTCACTTCCTTGAAAAGAAGCATGATATTACCGTCTACGatcattacaaaattcGTCACATTATCATGCTCGTCAAGGTATACAATAGGGATTTGTCAAAGATACAGTAAACCTGACGACGGTCACCTCAGCAGGGCAAATTTATCAGATTTATGTATTTTTGACACAAACAATTTAGATATTCCAATAAAGTATATGGATCTTCCATTAAAATATCCAGGAACAATCATATCTGATCTAACAGCGATCACTTTCAAAGAGGATAAATCTGGTCAGTTTATGACGTTTACTAACGAAAGAATAGACTTTGCGAAGCAAGTCGcttttgataaattactGATGATATCTCTAGATTATTCAGCCACGGATCAAGAAGACTCATCTCCCAAccttttgttgttttctttGGATGAGATGACAGGGGATTTACAATTCCATTATGGGGTCAACACAAGGCGGCGAATTGATCGGTTACTTAACTATTACAATAGATCTATTTTAATTGGTGGAGAATGTTTGgaattttatcaaattgatTATCTGTTAAAAGAGAACATTTTCCTCATCGAGTTAGtttctaataaatttgaaatagGAGGGCCCATTCTGGAAATGACGTTACCACCCATTACTTTAGTTTATcataaagatattaaaaatattaaaacaaagaaaaggaaaacaGTAGTAGAGGAAGACACATTGTTagtattaaatatattcaaaggGATCCAGCAATTGAAACTAACCATTGAAGAGAACGACCACAAGGGACCTTTGAGGATACAAATTTCCCCCGTTTTAAGTTCCAAAGAATTAAGTCTATTAAAAAACATACAAACCCATGATATGATCTTTGCGGTGGCAATGGTAGAGACGTCAGATATGGTGGTGTTTGCAGTTTGTGTGAATGGTAAGGAATTACAGTTATATTATCGTTCAAATAATCCATACcctgaagaagaagaagcagaagaagaaggagagAACGCATACTCTTATATAGAAATTTTACTTCCGATGCCAATAATCCAATTAGAATCATTGAGAATAACTCCGAGGAAAAACCAAGGGCTCATCCAAAGACCAAAGTTAGATAACTATTTCATGATCACTACTCAAGATAGTGGTAGTTATATATTGGGGAGTGTCACTGATGAAGGTATGTTAAGTGAACAGAAGTTCGAACTAAAAAAtagagaaaagaaaatggttGAACAATATAAATACATTGGCttattgaataaagatgatgaaggtaCTGCTGATTTAGATCTAACATTTATCGATGATAGACTACTATCTGCTTGCcgaaagaaataa
- the HUL4 gene encoding putative E3 ubiquitin-protein ligase HUL4 (similar to Saccharomyces cerevisiae HUL4 (YJR036C); ancestral locus Anc_1.462): protein MGIFSRKNSTKRDTAKAKENARIEIISRKASLKRPSVEGKTVSRVGSLKQNAEKRQCPCCNSWIQVPPKIPKFRCSICQVTTYLKMDSSQQSSTTSVKENIVCNKFVLEKVINGCEKEVKERKLTSREDFAKVYDSVTIYLTNCFQDATILNQSFCPENNLDTIDYLSLSEFYEIVMNLPTRRPFYRLLCVSNELLRRSNIAMTSFKWILIILNNPIVRQALTGRIPKKFESVKIRTIAYDLGKKCIGFLSNMPYKENSDKLIRYLKSLSVESTLQYIELLNIYLTFQLHRIVRHETKTALEKYRPFYPGIGNGNTEAWIHDKYALGTNNDKTVVLRDFRFKPFQYEDDWHIKTVTELMRKFYQVNVERCNQQGFSNSKKLNVSEFYNTMLDVIDYRKDFDIWRGYTGNDQLSKFINQQSWNTSSFTFCKYPFLLSLGLKISIMEYEFKRIMEYEAENAFLTSLDKGKMVNVYFKIRVRRNRITNDSLQCIQQHQGDLLKSLRIEFIDEPGIDAGGLRKEWFLLLTKSLFNPMNGLFVSVEESNLSWIAIHDIQTLNKSSTFKNELFFLFGVVVALAIFNSTILDLQFPRTFYKKLCNEPLTFDDYREIYPVTAQNLMKMLQYENDDFEEVFGLTFETTYKDPLKYALDNEKSKGDGMVSVELCKNGSKMKVTQANKQKFINLWVNFYLNESIINQISQFRSGFDRVFARTKSISLLNSEELERLLCGDETQQSYDFKMLRSVTKYSGGFSDDSRVVAWFWEIVEGWNYKLQRKLLSFITGSDRIPATGISTLNFKISRLGSKDKNNLPLSHTCFNELCLWEYSSRGKLEKKLLYAITESEGFGFR from the coding sequence ATGGGTATATTCTCAAGGAAGAATTCAACGAAAAGGGATACTGCAAAGGCAAAAGAAAATGCgagaattgaaattatatcAAGAAAAGCAAGTTTAAAGAGACCTAGCGTGGAAGGCAAAACAGTCTCTAGAGTTGGATCTTTGAAGCAAAATGCCGAAAAGAGACAGTGTCCCTGTTGCAATTCATGGATTCAAGTTCCTCCTAAAATTCCCAAATTCAGATGCAGTATTTGTCAGGTCACCACTTATTTAAAGATGGACTCGAGCCAGCAGTCTTCTACTACATCagtaaaagaaaatatagtATGCAACAAATTCGTATTGGAGAAGGTAATTAATGGTTGCGAAAAAGAAGTGAAAGAACGAAAGCTCACAAGTAGAGAAGATTTTGCAAAAGTTTACGATTCAGTAACTATTTACTTAACCAACTGCTTTCAAGATGCCACTATATTAAATCAATCATTTTGCCCAGAAAACAATTTAGATACCATTGATTACTTAAGTCTTAGTGAATTTTACGAAATAGTAATGAATCTTCCCACAAGAAGACCGTTTTATAGACTCCTCTGTGTATCTAACGAATTACTTAGGAGATCTAATATTGCAATGACAAGTTTCAAATGGATTTTGATCATCTTGAATAATCCAATAGTAAGACAAGCCCTAACAGGTAGAATACcgaaaaaatttgaatctgTAAAGATACGAACAATCGCGTATGATTTGGGGAAGAAATGTATTGGCTTCTTATCGAATATGCCATATAAGGAAAACTCAGATAAATTAATAAGGTATCTAAAGTCTTTGTCAGTGGAAAGTACACTACAATATATTGAgcttttaaatatttatcttACATTTCAACTACATCGAATAGTTCGTCATGAAACAAAAACTGCCTTAGAAAAGTATAGACCTTTCTACCCTGGAATTGGTAATGGAAATACTGAGGCATGGATACATGATAAATATGCGCTAGGCACGAATAATGACAAAACTGTTGTACTGAGGGACTTTAGGTTTAAACCTTTTCAATATGAGGATGATTGGCATATTAAAACTGTAACAGAGTTGATGagaaaattttatcaaGTAAATGTTGAAAGATGTAATCAACAAGGATTTTCTAACAGCAAGAAATTAAATGTCTCTGAATTCTATAACACCATGTTAGATGTCATAGATTATAGGAAGGATTTTGATATATGGCGAGGCTACACTGGTAACGATCAgttatcaaaatttattaatcaaCAGAGTTGGAATACCAGTTCTTTCACTTTTTGCAAATACCCATTCCTTTTATCATTGGGCTTGAAAATATCCATCATGgaatatgaatttaaaCGTATAATGGAATACGAAGCAGAAAATGCATTCTTAACCTCATTAGATAAAGGGAAAATGGTAAATGTGTATTTCAAGATTAGGGTACGTAGAAACAGAATTACAAACGATTCTTTGCAATGTATTCAACAACATCAAGGTGACCTTTTGAAATCTTTGAGAATCgaatttattgatgaaCCTGGAATTGATGCCGGCGGATTAAGGAAGGAATGGTTTCTATTATTAACTAAATCCCTTTTCAATCCAATGAATGGTTTATTCGTCAGTGTTGAAGAAAGCAATCTATCATGGATAGCTATCCATGATATACAAACgttaaataaatcatctactttcaaaaatgaattatttttcctaTTTGGGGTCGTTGTTGCATTGGCCATATTTAACAGTACAATTCTTGATCTGCAATTCCCTAGAACTTTCTACAAGAAATTATGTAACGAACCGCTGACATTTGACGACTATAGAGAAATATATCCAGTAACGGCCCAGAACCTTATGAAAATGCTGCAATACGAGAATGACGATTTTGAAGAAGTATTCGGACTAACTTTTGAAACGACATACAAAGATCCTTTGAAATACGCTCTAGATAATGAGAAATCGAAAGGCGATGGAATGGTCAGTGTCGAATTATGCAAAAATGGAAGTAAAATGAAAGTCACACAGgcaaataaacaaaaatttataaactTATGGgtgaatttttatttaaatgaatcTATTATTAATCAAATTTCACAATTTCGGAGCGGCTTTGATAGAGTATTTGCTAGAACTAAGTCAATTTCGTTACTCAATTCAGAAGAATTGGAAAGGTTACTCTGTGGAGACGAGACACAACAAAGTTATGATTTCAAAATGCTGCGATCAGTAACAAAATATTCCGGCGGATTTTCAGACGATTCTCGTGTAGTTGCATGGTTTTGGGAGATAGTAGAAGGCTGGAATTATAAATTGCAACGTAAATTACTTTCGTTTATTACTGGATCAGATAGAATACCAGCTACAGGTATTAGTACTTTAAATTTCAAGATCAGCCGACTTGGATCGAAAGATAAGAATAACTTACCACTTTCACATACTtgttttaatgaattatgTCTTTGGGAATATAGTTCAAGAGGcaaattagaaaagaaactttTATATGCAATTACTGAATCTGAAGGGTTTGGCTTCCGCTGA
- the SNU13 gene encoding RNA binding protein SNU13 (similar to Saccharomyces cerevisiae SNU13 (YEL026W); ancestral locus Anc_1.465) codes for MSAPNPKAFPLADAALTQQILDVVQSAANLRQLKKGANEATKTLNRGISEFIIMAADCEPIEILLHLPLLCEDKNVAYVFVPSRVALGRACGVSRPVIAASITTNDASAIKTQIYAVKDKIETLLI; via the coding sequence atgtcTGCTCCAAACCCAAAGGCCTTCCCATTAGCCGATGCTGCTTTAACTCAACAAATCTTGGACGTTGTTCAATCTGCTGCCAACTTGAGACAATTGAAGAAGGGTGCCAATGAAGCCACTAAGACTTTGAACCGTGGTATCTctgaattcattattatggCCGCGGATTGTGAACCAATCGAAATCTTATTACATTTACCATTGTTGTGTGAAGATAAGAACGTCGCATATGTTTTCGTCCCATCTAGAGTTGCTTTAGGTAGAGCTTGTGGTGTTTCTAGACCAGTTATTGCTGCTTCTATTACCACCAATGATGCTTCCGCCATCAAGACCCAAATTTACGCCGTCAAGGATAAGATTGAAACTTTGTTGATTTAA